The Culex quinquefasciatus strain JHB chromosome 2, VPISU_Cqui_1.0_pri_paternal, whole genome shotgun sequence genome contains the following window.
GCCAATTCTCGCACTGCCGAACTTCAATCGCCCGTTCAGGATCCAAACTGATGCCAGTGACATCGCGATCGCCGGAATTCTCACTCAGGAAAGTGACGACGGCGAACATGTGATCGCGTACTACAGCCGAAAACTCTCAACCCCAGAGGTCGTGGAAGGCGGCCGAAAAGGAGGGCTTAGCCGCGCTGGAGTCGATCGAGAAGTTTCGTCCGTACGTAGAGGGTACAAGGTTTCATCTAATCACTGACTCTTCGGCGTTATCGTTCATAATGAACACCAAATGGAAACCTTCGTCAAAGCTTAGTCGTTGGAGCATGTTGTTACAACAATACGACATGCGAGTTTTCCACCGGAAGGGGTCGGAAAACGTCGTAGCCGATGCACTCTCGCGAGCCGTTGAGGTCGAGGAAATAGCAACGGGCAACGACTGGTACGCGCGACTGTTCCGGAACGTACAAGAGAAGCCGGACAGCTACGCTGATTTCAAGATTGAAGACAACAAACTGTACAAGTTCGTCTCGGTAGCGTCAGATGTGCTCGACTACCGGTTCGAATGGAAACTTTGTGTTCCAGAGGGATTGAGGAAGTCGATCTTGGAAGAAGAACACGACAACTGCCTTCATCCGGGATACGAGAAGACTTTGCAGCGGGTTAAGACCCGTTACTACTGGCCGAAGATGGCCGTGCACATCAAGTGCCACGTGCAAGCCTGCATCGTGTGCAAACAGTGCAAACCGTCAACCAGGCCTTCAGCACCGGAAATGGGAAGCAACGGTTGACTGACAAGCCGTTCCAGATCGTTGCGCTTGATTTTATCCAAAATCTGCCGAGAAGCCGAAACGGGAACTGCCACTTATTGGTTCTGATGGACATCTTTTCTAAGTGGTCGATTCTTGTGCCGGTGAGGAAGATCGAGGCTAAATCTGTTTGCAGGATCGTGGAAAACGAGTGGATGCGGAGATACGGAACGCCGGAGGTTATCATTAGCGACAATGCTACGACGTTCACCGGAAAGGAGTTCCAACAGATGTTGCAGCGTAGAGGGATCAAGCACTGGGCAAATGCGAGGCATCACAGCCAGGCAAATCCAGTAGAGCGTGTCAACAGGACGATAAATGCATGCCTGAGAACCTACATGCGAGAGGATCAACGAGTGTGGGACACCCGGATCGCCGAGGTTGAGGAGATGGTTAACACCACCGTCCATTCCTCGACAGGGTACACGCCGTACCGTATTCTCTACGGGCATGAGAAGGTTGTGAAGGGACAAGAGCATCGTCTTGAACGCGAGAAAGGAGAATTGTCGATGGAGGAGCGAGACCAACACCGTAAAGATGTGGGTGGTAATATCTTTGACGTAGTCAAAAAGAATTTGCAGAAAAGCGACGAAAAGTGTCGGAAGGTGTACAACTTGCGACACAAAAAGTTCGCGCCCACTTACCAAGTCGGTGATAAGGTCTTCAAGCGTAACTTCCGGCAATCCTCAGCAGCGGAGCATTATAACGCGAAGTATGGACCGGTATACACTCCTTGCGTCATCGTTGCGAAGCGTGGAAGTAGTTCATATGAGCTGATGGACGAGCAGGGCAAGAATCTTGGAGTGTTTTCTGCCAGTGATCTTCGCCCCGGTTCGGATGGTCCTCAGTAAACATTTCCAGTGTAAgtctaaaaccaaaacaaaatttagattGCATACAAGTTAGTGTGCTATAATACTGTACGAGTGTTGTAGTCTCAACTAGATCATCGGTCATCATCGGACAGAACTCACGAGAGCCTCCAGCAGCTGTATGAACCCGCGAAGTTGCGTGGTTATCCTCATCAGCAAGGCAGGTGTAGAGTTTCCGAGTTGAGCCAAACAGGAGTTGATGTCAACGATTAGAGGTAGTAGTAGAAGATCTTCGTTTCAGCCGATAGTCGGTATCGTCGCTGGTGATCAGTTTTCAATTCCCTTGAAAAACGCCATCCCGCTGGTGAGAGTAGATTTTGTATCTCGCGAGAGTTTCAGTTGGTGTTTCGTTAGGAGATGGATTCTGTAGCGTGATTTTCGTCAGTTTAGGTGATCGCGTGTGTTGAACGTGTGTGCCTGTAAAGATATACGTATTTAATGATTGTGTCGTGACGTCGCAGATAGgaagaagaaataaaagaagTAAAAATCGGTCCGGACTGTACAATATGTACTTCGTCTTTTGTCAAGTGCGCACTGGCAAAGACAACTTTGAAGATTTGTAAAACTACGCGGTAGAGTCGTTGAGGATGAAACTAGGAATAGGGTCAGTaacaagaaacatttttttaccattttcgccATCGTAACTTACCGGTTAGAAAATATTCGTCGAGTGGAAGTTGTAGTAGCCTCAGTTATCGAAATTCGGACAACCAGGTGGCCAACTGGTTGTAAGGATCTGAAAAAGTTAATTCCATCAGCCCAACTAAGTTGGgatacgtaaaatcaaattcacTTATCTAAACAGTTTAATTAGTATCAATAGCCCGGCTTTTCAACCCATGTTCGTAAATTTCACTTAATCTCATTATTTTCTTCAAGtaattagttgtttttttttttcacttcaaacttaattttcatcAGTAAAACCAAGCAAGTACATTTCTCTTCGACAAATTAAAACTACACTCGGTACGCGCGCGGTCGAAGTGGTAGACTAAATCGTCTTCGTCTTCGTATACCCGAACAACCTGTGGAGTAACTCAACGGCGAATGAACCGTGAGTGACCATAAGTAGCAAAATCCCACTACAAGTGCTAACAGATATGCATATACGCCGACCAAAATCACATGTTCGATTATggcaagtttttaaataaattttcgctTTTAGTTGCTCAAGATTTTTAAGTGTTATGTGGTGTCTtaacttatttgattttttaactgcTACGCGTACCTCTTGCTAAACTTATTACATGCTTGCATAAATGATAAAGCGAGCTTAATCATTTATTTTGTCGAGAGGGGGGATAGTGTAACCAACTGTTACAATTTCCTCAggttttcttctttttaatGTGTAAATGTTATTTGTACCAGTATTTTCTATGGTCATTTGTGTTACATGTTAGTAGGGTTTAGCTTTTAAAAGCAATATACatcaatttaataaataaataaataaataaatgaataaataaataaataaatattgttaaaagtAGATTAGTAGGGTAGAGTCATGCAGGAGA
Protein-coding sequences here:
- the LOC119766409 gene encoding uncharacterized protein LOC119766409, which gives rise to MDIFSKWSILVPVRKIEAKSVCRIVENEWMRRYGTPEVIISDNATTFTGKEFQQMLQRRGIKHWANARHHSQANPVERVNRTINACLRTYMREDQRVWDTRIAEVEEMVNTTVHSSTGYTPYRILYGHEKVVKGQEHRLEREKGELSMEERDQHRKDVGGNIFDVVKKNLQKSDEKCRKVYNLRHKKFAPTYQVGDKVFKRNFRQSSAAEHYNAKYGPVYTPCVIVAKRGSSSYELMDEQGKNLGVFSASDLRPGSDGPQ